One Brevibacterium spongiae DNA segment encodes these proteins:
- a CDS encoding energy-coupling factor transporter transmembrane component T family protein produces the protein MNGNPTVGAAGSPSAGGAGVTWRKNAGIRPRPQLFGKVAAPRGWLHRVPTGVKLGLIAAIGVVALIFRDPVINWSMFAVLVIIGFTARLRLKYFLRTWLYVAVLVTIVMTLQYFFGSLQSGLAVGGTVFACVQAALLLTLTTSVAQLLDTFTVIVSPLRFVGANTEAIALTASLMVRAISHISGLLGEAERAARARGLDSSIKARVVPAILRSVKYAQDTGRALDARGIVD, from the coding sequence ATGAATGGGAATCCCACCGTGGGCGCGGCCGGATCCCCCTCCGCCGGCGGAGCCGGTGTGACCTGGCGGAAGAATGCCGGGATCAGACCGCGGCCGCAGCTCTTCGGCAAGGTCGCGGCGCCTCGCGGGTGGCTCCATCGAGTGCCGACGGGTGTGAAGCTCGGCCTCATCGCCGCCATCGGTGTGGTGGCGCTGATCTTCCGCGATCCGGTCATCAACTGGTCGATGTTCGCAGTCCTCGTCATCATCGGCTTCACCGCGAGGCTGCGGCTGAAGTATTTCCTGCGCACGTGGCTCTATGTTGCGGTGCTGGTGACCATCGTCATGACCCTGCAGTACTTCTTCGGGTCGCTGCAGTCCGGTCTGGCCGTCGGCGGCACCGTCTTCGCCTGTGTACAGGCGGCCCTGCTGCTGACGCTGACGACGTCGGTCGCGCAGCTGCTCGACACGTTCACCGTCATCGTCTCTCCGCTGCGGTTCGTCGGCGCGAACACTGAGGCGATCGCTCTGACGGCGAGCCTCATGGTGCGCGCGATCTCGCACATCTCCGGTCTGCTCGGGGAAGCAGAGCGGGCCGCTCGGGCCAGGGGGCTGGACTCGAGCATCAAGGCGCGGGTGGTGCCGGCGATCCTGCGGTCGGTGAAGTATGCGCAGGACACCGGGCGGGCCCTCGACGCCCGCGGCATCGTCGATTGA
- a CDS encoding energy-coupling factor ABC transporter ATP-binding protein, with protein sequence MTREIRFSDVGVGVLDEGPDGDVVRPILSDVNFTLTEDVVAVIGANGSGKSTLLQLVNGLVTANAGQVLIDGLDPYREPAKVCSRVGFVFTDPAAQLVMPTPIEDIELSLRKSVPRARRRSAALAVLEELGIADLAERSVYELSGGQRQLVALAAVLAVDPQILVLDEPTTLLDLRNREKLRVHLQELVSRRGVRIILTTHDLEFAQIAERALVVEDGRIVCDAAPAEAVATYRDMIMSDTP encoded by the coding sequence ATGACCCGGGAGATCCGCTTCTCCGATGTCGGCGTCGGGGTCCTCGACGAAGGACCCGACGGCGATGTCGTCCGCCCGATCCTCAGCGATGTGAACTTCACCCTCACCGAGGATGTCGTCGCCGTCATCGGAGCCAACGGGTCCGGGAAATCGACCCTGCTGCAGCTGGTCAACGGGCTCGTCACCGCGAACGCGGGGCAGGTGCTCATCGATGGGCTCGACCCGTATCGGGAGCCTGCGAAGGTGTGTTCGCGGGTGGGTTTCGTCTTCACCGACCCGGCCGCGCAGCTGGTGATGCCGACCCCGATCGAGGACATCGAGCTCTCCCTGCGCAAATCCGTGCCGCGAGCCCGGCGCAGGAGCGCAGCTCTCGCAGTGCTCGAGGAACTCGGCATCGCCGACCTCGCTGAGCGCAGCGTCTACGAGCTCTCGGGCGGTCAGCGGCAGCTCGTGGCTCTGGCCGCGGTGCTCGCTGTGGACCCGCAGATCCTCGTCCTCGACGAGCCGACGACCCTGCTCGACCTGCGCAACAGGGAGAAGCTGCGGGTGCACCTGCAGGAGCTCGTCTCCCGCCGCGGCGTGCGCATCATCCTCACCACCCATGACCTCGAGTTCGCGCAGATCGCCGAGCGTGCCCTCGTCGTCGAGGACGGTCGCATCGTCTGCGATGCCGCCCCCGCCGAGGCGGTCGCCACCTACCGGGACATGATCATGAGCGATACGCCATGA